In Salinibacterium sp. dk2585, a single window of DNA contains:
- a CDS encoding Na(+)/H(+) antiporter subunit C, whose amino-acid sequence MTASLTLIAVMTVLYATGVYLMLERSLTRVLLGFLLVANATSLLLLTMAGPNGLAPILNDGTTTDDIADPLPQAFVLTAIVITFGVSAFLMALIYRSWRLSKADEVIDDAEDLAIAQRDAEVEAELADPDHIDQEVDHLDELTAAHDLAETGEEQP is encoded by the coding sequence ATGACAGCATCCCTCACTCTCATCGCGGTCATGACGGTGCTCTATGCCACGGGCGTGTACCTCATGCTCGAGCGCAGCCTGACCCGCGTGCTGCTCGGCTTCCTGCTTGTCGCGAACGCCACGAGCCTGCTGCTCCTCACGATGGCCGGGCCCAACGGGCTCGCGCCGATCCTCAACGACGGCACGACGACCGACGACATCGCCGATCCGCTGCCGCAGGCGTTCGTGCTCACGGCGATCGTCATCACCTTCGGCGTCTCGGCCTTCCTCATGGCGCTCATCTACCGCTCGTGGCGCCTGTCGAAGGCGGATGAGGTCATCGATGACGCTGAAGACCTCGCGATCGCCCAGCGCGACGCCGAGGTCGAAGCCGAACTCGCAGACCCCGACCACATTGACCAGGAGGTCGACCACCTGGACGAGCTGACCGCCGCGCATGATCTCGCCGAGACAGGGGAGGAGCAGCCGTGA
- a CDS encoding Na+/H+ antiporter subunit A — MLISLGFFALAAILAPALTKVLGPRVFYVLALVPLGALGVSVAVAQRILDGEIVTEFLPWIPEIDLGLSLRLDTLSWVLTLVVLGVGALVLVYCERYFPADEPGLGRFAGFFIAFSGSMYGLVVADDIFLLFMFWEATTVFSYLLIGHYTDRKASRGAALQALLVTTAGGLTMLVGLVILAAETGTTSLTAIVAAPPPEGAAVITAVYLLLVGAVSKSALVPFHFWLPAAMAAPTPVSAYLHAAAMVKAGIYLIAALAPAFSTIPGWREVLVILGVATMLVGGWRALRQTDIKLLLAYGTVSQLGFLTVIAGFGSRTAALAALALLLAHALFKSSLFLVVGLIDHSTGTRDLRKLSGLGRERPVLAGVAIVATASMAGLPPTFGFVAKEAVFTALLDGSAIGLVGLVGVALGSVLTVAYGARFLWGAFGRKRDVEDIPVHPERADALASPLILSLAGIVLGLAASALDPWLAGYSIVFPAGDEDYHIALWHGLEPALGISAVSLLLGILLFWQRTRVARVQAAVPALINAADGYWKVLRFVDRTAARVTSVTQRGSLPFYLGVILLVFVLAAGTALALNSTWPTAWKLWDYPAQAAIGIIMIIAALAAVRADKRFTAVVLVGVTGYGLATLFALQGAPDLAFTQLLVETVTLVAFVLVLRRLPGRIGVAHGRPQHRLLRAILAIAVGLTMAGVAVTALAARSTEPIFHEFAQLAKAIGHGANVVNVALVDVRAWDTMGELSVVIVAATGVASLIFLDRRTDDLARPKLARGRRGFLLRQRPITEPARPVGRMRTAREPEPDEKRLAWLLAGRTLAPENRSILLEIAVRLVFHSIMVVSLFVLFSGHNAPGGGFAAGLVAGMALVARYLAGGRYELGAAVTIDAGRLLGTGMLLAAGTAAAPLLFGADALTSAFFEATLPVFGHVEFITSTIFDVGVYLIVIGLVLDVLRSLGGEVDRQQEEEDPRTPNERLEERRGP, encoded by the coding sequence GTGCTGATTTCGCTGGGCTTCTTCGCGCTTGCGGCGATTCTCGCCCCCGCGCTCACGAAGGTGCTCGGCCCGCGGGTCTTCTACGTCCTGGCGCTTGTTCCCCTCGGCGCTCTCGGAGTCTCTGTGGCGGTCGCCCAGCGCATCCTCGACGGTGAGATCGTCACGGAGTTCCTGCCGTGGATCCCTGAGATCGACCTCGGCCTCTCGCTGCGACTCGACACTCTCTCATGGGTGCTCACGCTCGTCGTGCTGGGGGTCGGCGCGCTCGTGCTCGTGTACTGCGAGCGCTACTTCCCGGCGGATGAGCCCGGCCTCGGTCGCTTCGCCGGGTTCTTCATCGCCTTCAGCGGCAGCATGTACGGCCTCGTCGTTGCCGACGACATCTTCCTGCTCTTCATGTTCTGGGAGGCGACGACCGTCTTCTCCTACCTCCTCATCGGCCACTACACCGATCGCAAGGCGAGCCGAGGAGCCGCGCTCCAGGCACTCCTCGTGACGACGGCCGGCGGGCTCACGATGCTGGTCGGTCTCGTCATCCTTGCGGCCGAGACGGGCACGACGAGCCTCACGGCGATCGTGGCAGCGCCACCACCAGAGGGTGCCGCTGTCATCACGGCCGTCTATCTGCTGCTCGTGGGAGCCGTCTCCAAGTCCGCCCTCGTGCCCTTCCACTTCTGGCTGCCCGCCGCCATGGCCGCCCCGACGCCGGTCAGCGCCTACCTGCACGCAGCCGCGATGGTGAAGGCCGGCATCTACCTCATCGCGGCGCTCGCGCCCGCCTTCTCGACTATTCCGGGATGGCGGGAGGTGCTCGTGATCCTCGGTGTCGCAACCATGCTGGTCGGCGGATGGCGCGCCCTCCGCCAGACCGACATCAAGCTGCTGCTCGCCTACGGCACCGTGAGCCAGCTCGGATTCCTCACGGTCATCGCGGGCTTCGGGTCCCGCACGGCGGCCCTCGCGGCACTCGCGCTGCTGCTCGCCCACGCCCTCTTCAAATCGTCGCTCTTCCTCGTCGTCGGCCTCATCGACCACTCCACTGGCACGCGCGACCTGCGCAAGCTCAGCGGGCTCGGCCGGGAGCGACCCGTGCTCGCCGGCGTCGCGATCGTGGCAACGGCATCCATGGCAGGCCTGCCTCCGACGTTCGGCTTCGTGGCCAAGGAGGCCGTCTTCACCGCGCTGCTCGACGGCTCGGCCATCGGGCTCGTGGGGCTTGTCGGTGTCGCGCTCGGCTCCGTGCTCACGGTCGCCTATGGGGCACGGTTCCTCTGGGGAGCCTTCGGGCGCAAGCGCGACGTCGAAGACATCCCCGTGCATCCGGAGCGAGCGGATGCTCTGGCCTCCCCGCTCATCCTGTCGCTCGCCGGCATCGTCCTGGGCCTCGCTGCCTCTGCCCTCGACCCGTGGCTCGCGGGCTACTCGATCGTGTTCCCGGCAGGGGACGAGGATTACCACATCGCGCTCTGGCACGGACTCGAGCCGGCACTCGGTATCTCGGCCGTGTCGCTGCTCCTCGGCATCCTCCTGTTCTGGCAGCGCACAAGGGTCGCACGGGTGCAGGCGGCCGTCCCTGCACTCATCAACGCGGCTGACGGCTACTGGAAGGTGCTGCGTTTCGTCGACCGCACCGCGGCTCGCGTGACCTCAGTGACGCAGCGTGGTTCGCTGCCGTTCTACCTCGGCGTCATCCTGCTCGTCTTCGTGCTGGCCGCGGGCACCGCGCTCGCGCTCAATTCGACGTGGCCGACCGCGTGGAAGCTCTGGGACTACCCGGCGCAGGCGGCGATCGGCATCATCATGATCATCGCCGCACTTGCCGCAGTACGCGCGGACAAGCGCTTCACCGCTGTCGTGCTGGTCGGTGTCACGGGGTACGGCCTCGCGACCCTTTTCGCACTGCAGGGCGCACCTGACCTCGCGTTCACCCAGCTCCTCGTCGAGACCGTGACGCTCGTCGCATTCGTGCTCGTGCTGCGCCGACTCCCCGGCCGGATCGGCGTCGCTCACGGCCGCCCGCAGCACCGCCTGCTGCGCGCAATCCTCGCGATCGCGGTCGGCCTCACGATGGCCGGCGTCGCCGTCACAGCCCTTGCCGCCCGCTCCACCGAGCCGATCTTCCACGAGTTCGCCCAGCTCGCGAAGGCCATCGGACACGGTGCCAACGTGGTCAATGTCGCGCTGGTCGACGTGCGCGCCTGGGACACCATGGGTGAGCTCTCGGTCGTCATTGTGGCCGCGACCGGTGTCGCGAGCCTGATCTTCCTCGATCGCCGCACGGATGATCTCGCGCGGCCGAAACTCGCGCGGGGTCGTCGCGGCTTCCTCCTTCGCCAGCGTCCCATCACCGAACCGGCCCGGCCGGTCGGGCGGATGCGCACCGCTCGCGAGCCGGAGCCAGACGAAAAGCGGCTCGCCTGGCTGCTTGCCGGGCGCACGCTCGCCCCCGAGAACCGCTCGATCCTGCTCGAGATCGCCGTGCGCCTCGTCTTCCACTCGATCATGGTGGTCTCGCTCTTCGTGCTCTTCAGCGGCCACAACGCTCCCGGTGGCGGCTTCGCGGCCGGCCTCGTCGCTGGCATGGCGCTCGTCGCCCGCTACCTCGCTGGCGGCCGCTACGAGCTTGGCGCGGCCGTCACGATTGATGCCGGCCGACTGCTCGGCACGGGCATGCTTCTTGCGGCGGGCACGGCCGCGGCCCCCCTGCTCTTCGGAGCGGATGCCCTGACCTCCGCCTTCTTCGAGGCGACACTCCCCGTCTTCGGGCACGTCGAGTTCATCACCTCGACGATCTTCGATGTCGGCGTCTACCTCATCGTGATCGGGCTCGTGCTTGACGTGCTGAGGAGCCTCGGTGGCGAGGTCGACCGGCAGCAGGAGGAAGAGGACCCCCGCACCCCCAATGAGCGACTCGAAGAGAGGAGAGGCCCATGA
- a CDS encoding Na+/H+ antiporter subunit E, which produces MPEYTSRRLRRNFFNQLPLLVWLVVLWMLLWGSLSWLNLVTGILVALIVMRVFYLPPVELSGRFNLLWAVVFVVVFLWDVIRGSFHVAWIAVNPRRRPASSVIAVHLNSRSDLVMLLVSLYISLVPGSLVVEADRYRSVLYIHALDVHDDASLERTRATVLAAERRIVRVIGSRDDLRRSENAGQES; this is translated from the coding sequence ATGCCCGAGTACACATCACGCCGTCTGCGACGAAACTTCTTCAACCAGCTGCCGCTCCTCGTCTGGCTCGTCGTGCTCTGGATGCTCCTGTGGGGCTCGCTGTCCTGGCTCAACCTGGTCACGGGCATCCTTGTCGCCCTCATCGTCATGCGGGTCTTCTACCTGCCGCCCGTCGAACTCTCGGGACGTTTCAACCTGCTGTGGGCGGTCGTCTTCGTTGTGGTCTTCCTGTGGGACGTCATCCGCGGTTCCTTCCACGTCGCCTGGATCGCCGTCAACCCCCGCCGCCGTCCCGCCAGTTCTGTGATTGCGGTGCACCTCAACAGCCGGTCCGACCTCGTGATGCTGCTCGTGTCGCTCTATATCTCGCTCGTGCCAGGATCACTCGTGGTCGAGGCCGACCGGTATCGCTCAGTGCTGTACATCCACGCACTTGACGTGCACGACGATGCCTCGCTCGAGAGGACGCGCGCAACGGTCCTCGCGGCTGAGCGGCGTATCGTGCGGGTCATCGGTTCGCGCGACGACCTACGGCGGAGTGAGAATGCGGGGCAGGAATCATGA
- a CDS encoding monovalent cation/H+ antiporter complex subunit F, whose translation MIDVVFLCIGILFGAASLAALYRIVRGPAILDRMIASDMLVTTIICVLGVEMVYNGHTRTVPIMVVLAVVAVFASMTVARYVSKQSAERRPPDRSPIARGRKQ comes from the coding sequence ATGATTGACGTGGTGTTTCTCTGCATCGGCATCCTGTTCGGAGCTGCGTCACTCGCAGCCCTCTATCGCATCGTGCGTGGGCCGGCGATCCTCGACCGCATGATCGCATCCGACATGCTGGTCACGACCATCATCTGCGTGCTCGGCGTCGAGATGGTCTACAACGGCCACACCCGCACGGTGCCGATCATGGTCGTGCTGGCCGTCGTTGCGGTCTTCGCGAGCATGACGGTCGCTCGCTACGTCTCGAAGCAGTCGGCGGAGCGCAGGCCCCCCGACCGCAGTCCCATCGCGCGGGGGAGGAAGCAGTGA
- a CDS encoding Na+/H+ antiporter subunit D, producing the protein MTALVPLVVILPLLGAAGALIAGRRRRLQVMVTIAALVAVLVVSVFLLIEVDAQGALVMAVGGWDAPFGISLVVDRLSALMLIVSAAVLLAVLIFSVGQGMADGDDETPVSIYHPTYMVLAAGVFNAFIAGDLFNLYVGFEILLVASYVLLTLGGTGARIRAGVTYIVVSLVSSILFLAAIAVIYGALGTVNIAHISLRMAELSPDIQLILHVMLLIAFGIKAAVFPLSFWLPDSYPTAPAPVTAVFAGLLTKVGVYAIIRTETVLFAESDINTALMVVALLTMVVGILGAVAQADIKRLLSFTLVSHIGYMIFGIAMGTVAGLGATIFYIVHHIIVQTTLFLATGLIERHGGSTSINRLGGLLKSAPIIAVLFFIPALNLGGIPPFSGFIGKLALFTAGAQEPNPLIWVLIAAGVLTSLLTLYALARVWNMAFWRPQSEVETYESSLLDELTEAPGGSAPQQESKNSPRLMTGSTAAMVALSVALTVFAGPLYAISARAGENLGNPLTYTNLVFPDVEDESEVDVRGEAR; encoded by the coding sequence GTGACCGCGCTCGTGCCCCTCGTCGTGATCCTGCCCCTTCTGGGTGCCGCTGGCGCGCTCATCGCGGGCCGCCGACGCCGCCTGCAGGTCATGGTGACGATCGCCGCGCTCGTCGCCGTTCTGGTCGTGAGTGTCTTCCTCCTGATCGAGGTCGACGCTCAGGGAGCGCTCGTGATGGCCGTCGGCGGCTGGGATGCCCCCTTCGGCATCTCGCTCGTGGTCGACCGGCTGTCGGCCCTCATGCTGATCGTCTCGGCCGCCGTCTTGCTCGCGGTCCTCATCTTCTCGGTCGGCCAGGGCATGGCCGATGGTGACGATGAGACGCCGGTATCGATCTACCACCCGACCTACATGGTGCTCGCGGCGGGCGTCTTCAACGCCTTCATCGCGGGCGACCTCTTCAATCTCTACGTCGGCTTCGAGATCCTCCTCGTCGCGAGCTACGTGCTCCTCACGCTGGGTGGCACGGGGGCCCGCATCCGCGCCGGTGTCACCTACATCGTCGTGAGCCTCGTCTCGTCGATCCTCTTCCTCGCGGCGATCGCGGTCATCTACGGGGCACTCGGCACCGTCAACATCGCGCACATTTCGCTGCGGATGGCCGAGCTCTCGCCCGACATCCAGCTCATCCTGCATGTCATGCTGCTCATCGCCTTCGGCATCAAGGCGGCCGTCTTCCCGCTCTCGTTCTGGCTGCCGGACTCCTACCCGACGGCCCCCGCGCCCGTCACGGCCGTCTTCGCCGGCCTCCTCACGAAAGTCGGTGTCTACGCGATCATCCGCACCGAGACGGTGCTCTTCGCCGAGAGTGACATCAATACCGCGCTCATGGTCGTCGCCCTGCTCACGATGGTCGTCGGCATCCTCGGTGCTGTGGCACAGGCCGACATCAAGCGACTCCTGTCGTTCACGCTCGTGAGTCACATCGGCTACATGATCTTCGGCATCGCAATGGGCACGGTCGCGGGCCTCGGCGCCACGATCTTCTACATCGTGCACCACATCATCGTGCAAACGACGCTGTTCCTCGCGACGGGACTCATCGAGCGCCACGGTGGCTCGACATCGATCAACCGGCTGGGCGGCCTCCTCAAGAGCGCGCCCATCATCGCGGTGCTGTTCTTCATCCCTGCACTCAACCTGGGCGGCATTCCGCCCTTCTCGGGCTTCATCGGCAAGCTCGCCCTCTTCACCGCGGGTGCTCAGGAGCCGAACCCGCTCATCTGGGTGCTCATCGCGGCCGGCGTGCTGACCTCGCTGCTGACCCTCTACGCACTCGCGCGAGTGTGGAACATGGCGTTCTGGCGCCCCCAGTCCGAGGTCGAGACCTATGAATCGTCACTCCTGGACGAACTGACGGAGGCGCCGGGAGGCTCTGCACCCCAGCAGGAGTCGAAGAACTCGCCGCGGCTCATGACCGGATCGACCGCCGCGATGGTGGCGCTCTCGGTCGCCCTGACAGTCTTCGCCGGGCCGCTCTACGCGATCTCGGCGCGTGCGGGGGAGAACCTCGGCAACCCGCTCACCTACACGAACCTCGTCTTCCCCGACGTCGAAGATGAATCAGAGGTCGATGTCAGGGGTGAGGCCCGCTGA